In Phragmites australis chromosome 16, lpPhrAust1.1, whole genome shotgun sequence, one DNA window encodes the following:
- the LOC133895279 gene encoding phosphoglycerate mutase-like protein 4, producing MSWPLPTTTPLPPPLALAPSRVSLAALLPSPPPAVAAAAIPTEPASAPRIRRVDAPGAAPGMSSASSAEGEAAGEFTEVVIVRHGETSWNASRIIQGHLDAELNEIGRQQAVAVAHRLSKEVKPAAIYSSDLKRAAETAQTIARICNLPNVVFDPALRERHIGDLQGMKLQDAATQRPEAYKAFVSHKRNQQIPGGGESLDQLSERCVSCLCGIVEKHKGERVILVSHGGTIRELYRHASPTKPLHGKIHNTSVSVILVSGTTGRCIVKLCGDISHLQETGVLENAFGGDKASA from the exons ATGTCCTGGCCCCTTCCCACCACcacgcctctgccgccgccgctcgccctCGCCCCCTCGCGCGTCTCCCTCGCCGCCCTCCTCCCGTCTCCACCCCCCGCCGTCGCAGCCGCGGCCATCCCTACCGAACCCGCTTCCGCCCCGCGGATCCGCCGGGTCGACGCCCCGGGAGCAGCTCCGGGGATGTCGTCCGCTTCCAGCGCCGAGGGCGAGGCTGCCGGCGAGTTCACGGAGGTCGTGATCGTGCGGCACGGCGAGACCTCGTGGAACGCCTCGCGCATCATACAG GGGCACTTGGACGCTGAGCTGAATGAGATTGGGAGGCAGCAAGCTGTCGCG GTTGCTCATCGGCTGTCTAAAGAAGTCAAACCGGCTGCGATATATTCTTCTGATCTGAAGCGAGCAGCAGAGACTGCACAAACAATTGCCAGAATTTGTAATTTACCAAAT GTTGTGTTTGATCCAGCACTGAGAGAACGACATATTGGGGATCTGCAGGGCATGAAGTTGCAAGATGCTGCCACACAAAGGCCAGAGGCTTACAAAGCTTTTGTGTCCCACAAGAGAAACCAGCAAATTCCT GGTGGTGGAGAGAGTCTTGATCAACTGTCAGAACGATGTGTCTCGTGCTTGTGTGGCATTGTTGAGAAACACAAAG GGGAGCGGGTTATCTTGGTCTCACACGGCGGTACCATCAGAGAACTCTACAGGCATGCCAGTCCGACGAAGCCGCTTCATGGTAAAATACACAACACTTCAGTAAGTGTTATTCTCGTGTCTGGTACCACTGGCCGTTGCATTGTCAAATTGTGTGGAGACATTAGTCACCTTCAGGAGACCGGTGTCCTGGAGAATGCCTTTGGTGGCGATAAGGCCTCTGCCTAA